The genomic interval CCTCGACAGCGATCACTACGGTCTCGAAAAAGTCAAGGAGCGCATTATTGAGCATTTGGCCGTTTTGAAGCTCAAAGGCGATATGAAAGCGCCGATCCTCTGTTTGTACGGCCCTCCGGGAGTGGGTAAAACCTCCTTGGGGAAATCGATCGCACGTGCCTTGGGACGCAAATACGTTCGTATGTCTTTAGGCGGTCTCCGCGATGAAGCAGAGGTGCGCGGGCATCGAAAAACCTATATTGGAGCTATGCCGGGTCGCATCGTTCAGAGTTTGAAGAAGGCCGAAACCTCTAATCCAGTGTTTGTTTTGGACGAGATCGATAAGCTCTCTCGCGATCTACATGGAGATCCGAGTTCCGCTATGTTGGAGGTATTGGACCCAGAGCAGAACAGTGAGTTCTATGATAACTACCTGGAAATGGGTTACGACCTTTCTAAGGTCTTGTTTATTGCTACAGCCAATAGCCTAGCGTCTATTCAACCCGCTCTACGTGATCGTATGGAGATCATTGAGATCACCGGATATACGGTAGAGGAGAAGGTGGAAATCGCTAAACGTCACCTACTACCGAAGCAAATTGAAATGCACGGGCTTCAAAAAGGTCAAGTGCGCGTGGCAAAGAAAGCCATGGAATACATGGTGGAGCACTACACCCGTGAATCGGGGGTTCGTGGTCTGGAAAAGACGATTGCCAAGGTAGTGCGTCATGCTGCTAAGAGCATAGCTATGGAGCAAAGCTTTAGCGAAAAGGTTGAGGTGGCTCAGGTTCAAGAGATTCTCGGACCAGAACGCATCAATCTCTCTAAGTATCAGGACAATAATGTCGCTGGAGTGGTTACCGGATTGGCTTGGACACCGAGTGGTGGTGATATTCTCTTTATCGAAAGTTCATTGAGCAGAGGAAAGGGAATGATGAAGCTCACCGGTAACTTGGGTGACGTGATGAAGGAGAGTGCAACCATTGCCTTTGAGTACTTGAAGTCAAATGCGGAGCGTCTAGGGATTGATTACAAGGTTTTTGATCACTGGAATTTGCACATTCACGTACCTGCCGGTGCTACGCCAAAAGATGGTCCTTCTGCGGGTATCACCATGCTGACCTCATTGGCGTCGCTGTATACGCAGCGTAAAGTGAAGGCACGTTTGGCCATGACTGGGGAGATTACACTCCGTGGACGCGTTCTTCCGGTTGGAGGGATCAAAGAGAAAATCTTGGCCGCAAAACGAGCCAACATTAAGGAAATCATCCTCTGCGAGGATAACCGAAAAGACATTGAGGAAATTCCAGAGCAGTACATCACTGGATTGACCTTCCATTACGTACAATACATGGAAGAAGTTCTGGACTTAGCCTTGACCAACCAGAAGGTTAAGGAACCCAAGGAACTCAAAATTTGGAAGTGATAAAGTAGAGTTCCGTATTTTAGACTAATGCGGAACCTCTACACGCTCTTGATTTTTAGTCTGGCCTTCAGTGCCACAAAGGCTCAGGATAACAATTACTGGTTTCAAACTTTTGGAGCTCCGGCCTCCGCGTTGGGTGGAAACGTCATTGCAGGTGTACGCGATAACAGCGCTGCATTCTACAATCCAGGAGCACTGGGCTTTATTGAGGATCCTGATATTTCGGTGTCCGGAAATGTCTACGGCTACCGGTATTTTGACTTAGAAAATGGATTGGGCGAGGGTACCGACGTATTTACGGGTGGCTATTTGCTCTATCCACAAATGCTATCGAGTGTTTTTCGAGTAGGCAAGGATAACCCTTGGCACATCAATTTCAACTGGCTAACCCGGAATCATGCGTTCAAGATCATGAATGAGCGCTATGAGCAGGATTATGACGTTATCTCGGTTCTAGAGGGAGATGAACGGTACGTAGGTTCCTTGGATTATTTTCAAGACCTAAGTGAGCAATGGGTTGGTATCGGAGCCGGTAGGCCGCTGAATGAATATTGGTCCGTGGGTTTTTCTGTATTCGGGACTTACCGGTGGCAGCTGAACCGTTTCGAATCTACATTGGAGACTTATCCACAAGACAATTTTGTCGAATTGCCCGATGGTACGGTTACGCCTTGGTATGTGGCCAGTCAAGGCGCATTGCAACGCGTTCAATTCGAGAATTTTCAGCTCATTGCAAAGGGTGGTGTGGCCTTTGAAAAAGGACCGTGGAAGCTGGGCCTGACGGCGACTGCTCCCAGCATAAACCTGAATGTGCGTTTGATTGAACTAGGTTATATCACGCGTGTGCAACGGCAGCAAAACTTAGGGGTGCCGTATGACCTGAGCTATGTATTTGAGAACGCCTTATTCGATTTTCAGATCAGTGACAAGCAGAAAAGGCTACCCACCAACCATAAAAAGCCGCTATCTTTTGGTTTCGGAGCAGAGTATGCTTTCCCACGAACGCGTGTCATGTTCAGTTGTGAGTATTTCTTTGCCATAGAGACTTATGCCGTGATTCGCGGTGCTCAGCGCGACGATCTAATTAACCCGCCCTTCCTTCAGGAATTCTTGGAGCGCCCGAACTACATGACCATTTACGAACAGAACAAGGCCGTGTTTAACTGGGGAATTGGCCTCGAGCATGAGCTTGAAAACGGTTGGCTGATCAGCGGAGGCTTCCGAACAGATGGACATTACCATGAGGACGACACTTCCGAGGAGTGGGAGGGAGCTATGGACCTTCTTCCGCTTGAAATCGACTTCCTCCATTTTAATGCCGGTGTTGCTGTTCCCACGGAATCGGGACGTTTTACCCTGGCCTTTCACCATGCACGGGGTAGAACCGAAGAACGCGAGCCTATTATCAACATGATTGATCCTATTGACTACAATGAGGAAACCGGTGAGATCTTGCGCGGAACCGTGCCTACGGAGACCAATCTAACCCATTTCCAGATCAACATGATTGTGGGATATACGCATTTGTTCTGATGAATCGAGCCAGGTGCATACTCTTGATCTTGACCGCGTTTTGGGCCCTACAGCTACGTGCACAAGACAACCACTATTGGTATCAGACTTTCGGAGCTCATAATGGAGCTCTTGGAGGCAATGTAGTCGCTGGAGTGCGGGACAACAGCGCCTTGTACTATAATCCTGGAGCAATTGGTTTTAACTCCCTAGCCAACTTATCCATTGGAGGAACGGTTTACGGGTACAACCACACAAGTTTGAATGATGCCCTAGGGGAAGGGATTGGACTATCATCGAATTCCTTACTCACATTTCCGCAACTCGTGGCAGGAACTGTGGGTTTCAATAAAGAGGAAGAAGAAAACCCATGGAGACTCACCTTTGGTTTACTTACTCGCCAGTATTCATCGAAACGTTTTGATCAAGCCTACACGGAGGTTGGGCCTGATATAATCGCGGCTATTCCTGGAGAAGAACGCTTTACAGGCTCGTTGTTTTACGAGAATAATTTATTCGAATATTGGATTGGCCTAGGTATGGGTCGGAAGCTCGGAAAGCACCATGCTATTGGAGCATCTTTATTCGGAACCATAAGGTCACAGAAAAGTCGATTTGAGGTCACTCGAAGGGCTGACTTTCCGGAGACCGAGAATATAACCTTACCGGACGGGAATACGGTGCCTTACTACTGGACTGAAATTCGCTCATTGCAGGGATATTCCATTCAGACGACAAGTCTTATTCTGAAGCTGGGCTGGGCATATGAAAAGGAGGATTGGAAGTTAGGAGCCACAGTTACCATCCCGAGCCTCCCCATTCGATTGACTTCACTGGGAATTGGCGCTGCGAATGTAGTACGTGATCAAAGTCAATTGAATTTAGGAATTCCTTATGACCCTTCATTCGTACAAGAATTCCTGCTCGGGGATTTGACTGTTTATAACAAGGAAATCAAAGTTCCGGCCACTTACTTAAACCCAACGTCGATTTCATTTGGAGTACAACGGGACTTTCCCAATTCACGGATCATGTTTTCAGCGGAGTACTTTCTTCCCATAAACCGCTATACGGTTGTGGATGCACAGTCCCAAAACAGTATTGTGAATCCTCCGAATTACTTTCTAGGCATCAACGAGGATAATTATGCCGACGTAGCAGAGCAGCATCGTCAAGTGTTAAACGTAGGGGTTGGCTATGAGTACAACTGGGACAGTAGTTTTTATCTTCACGCTGGGTTTCGTACAGATTTTAGTTACTCTGTAGATCAAAGCGAATACTTCAACAGTGCGGAACTCAGCTTGACGAGTTTGCCACTAAACTTCTATCATGTTTCACTAGGGGGAACATTTGCACGGCCAAGAGGCTATTTGACCTTAGCGCTGGATCAAGCTTTTGCCGGTAAAAAAGAAATAGAATCTTTAGTGAACTTCAGAAATCCGGTGGATTTTGATCCGCAGTCAAATACCAGACTTGAAGGTGTCGAAAGTGCTTCGGGTAGCGCATTTGTCTATCAAGTCACCCTTATTGTCGGGTACACCTTGGTCTTCTTTTAAGCGTCTTCTTCCTTTTTACCTTCCCAACGAGTTAAGTTCCATCCGTAGGCAATTTGACCCCAGAACCCCTTTGGAAATTTTTCAACCCCTGGGAATCCAATCTTGATGTGGGCATCATCTTTAGGAATGTCCGCCGTGCCGAAAATGTAATCCCATACGCTCAGCGAAATTCCGTAGTTCAAGCCGTACTTGCGGCCGTTTGGCATATTGTATACGTGATGCCACAAGTGCATGACGGGATTATTGATGAGGTACTTTAAAGGGCCATAGGTCAAGTGGATGTTTGCGTGATTCAGGTGTCCGATGGCGATGGCAATGTAGAATACGATGAAGGCCTGTTCAGGGTAGAAGTTTCCAATGAGCATGACCATGATGTACTTCATGGGAGTGTAGAAAACATTCTCCATCCAATGGTACCGCAAGTGGGCGGCAAATCCCATTTCTTCAACACTGTGGTGGACCTTGTGGAAACGCCACAAAAAAGGAATCCGGTGAAGAAGGACGTGTGTGAACCATTGAATGAAATCGGTCGCTACAAAGAAAACAAGCAGTTGTATCCATGCAGGGTATTTCTGCATGTCAACAATGATCAGTTTATTTTCCCATCCTGAGCCAAATACATCGTTGACCAGCATATACGTCCACTCTGAAAACGCCATGAAGATGACGATCTTGAAGATGTAGAAATTGAAAAACATGTAGAAAGCATCGAGCCAGAAGTCTTTGCGTACTCGGGCTTGCCCTTTTCTCCATGGGAATGCAATCTCCAATCCCCAAACAGCCAAAGAAAGGACGACCAACCACCAAAAGTAATTCACGTACCAAGGGTCAACTTGAAAGGTGATTTCTCTCCAAGTATAGCCAGCGAAGTTGGTTGTGGCTTGCCAAAAGGCTTCTAAATAGCGCTCCATGATAATCTCAATTAAGATGTCTCTTCATCTGCGACGGCCTCGATAGGAAGTTCTTCGAAGAAGCTCCACTCCGTCCAACTGCCATCGTAGTTGCGGACATTTCGGTATCCTAACAATTCTCGTAAAACAAAGGTTGTATGGGCCGATCGAACTCCACTGTGGCAGTAGACAATGATCGGCGTGTCAGCATGCAGTCCACGCGATTGATAGAGTTCTTCAATGGCTTCTAACGTATAGAACTCTTGGGTCACGCGATAATCAAAGGTCAGGCAATAGTCGACCCAAAGTGCTCCGGGTATATGTCCTGCCCTGAATGCGCCCAACTTCTGGTTTCGGCCCTCAAACTCATCTTGAGACCTCGTGTCTAATATGACTATTGCACTGTCGGCTAAGGCGGCTTCAACATCTGACCGTTGAGCGTGCCAATCGGCCCGTGAGGGCCCTTCTAAAACAAACTCCGACGGCGCCTTATGAATGGGCTCCGTGCTAAGCGGACGATTACTTCTTTGCCAAGCCGCTAGTCCGCCATCGAACATGTAGGCATCATCGTATCCGTAGTACTTCAAAATCCACCAAAGGCGTGCCGCGTCTACTAGACCTTTGGCATCGTATATCAAGATTTTTTGTCCAGTCGAAATCCCTAGTTCGGAGAAGAGCTGCTCAATCTGCTCACGAGTGGCGCACATGCCTGAATAGGGAAGATCGTGTCGTTGGATATCGTCGCGCCAAACTTGAAGTGCTCCGGGTAGATGGCCCTCGGCAAATTCATGTGGTCGCCGTAGGTCGATGACTGCCCATGAGGAGTCGGATAAGGCGTTCTCCACCTCTTCAAGGCTCAGAAGAGAAGGAGAGCTGACTTTTTCGTTCACAACCACGACCTCTTGTTGCTCTCCGGTAGGGCGGTTGCAGGCCATGGACATCGAGAGGGTTGCTCCCAACAAGACAATACTTATAATTCGAGCATGTACCATTCTTCGATGTCTAAGTTTTTTCGGCGGCCAAAGTCCTTGGGCGCATAATACTCGGCCAAGTAGTCCAGTATTTTGTCTTCATTAGGCCCCAGGTCCCAGAGTTTCTGGGTTTCCTGCATCCAAACGATCGTCTTTTTCCAGTTTTCTCGGCTCATTCGATTTTGTGTGATCAACTTGGCGCTGTGACAAGCCGTGCAACTGGCCCGGACGATCTCAAATCGCTCGTCGTATACGAGACCCGTGGCGACATGGATGCCTTCTTCAATTTTTTCCACGGCATCGGTTGATTCTTCGAAGGTGGCCACTTCGGCTTGGGCGGGAAAGTACTGATCCAGCGAAAAGGACTGTGGCCGGGTCAATTGGATAGCTGTAATGACCCCCAGAACCCCAACCAGAAGAACCAGGCGGGTTAAATTCTGCAGAATGCGCAGTAATTCGGGTTTCTTTGATGGCTCCTTAAAACTCACCTTTAGATGACTTTAATGGCAATTCGATGCGTGGCGTTATTCAAATAGCCCTTGGGATTCCAGCCAGGTGTAATCATTGGTTGGGACTCACCGGCATCATCCGTGGCCTTAGCCCAGACTTCGTAGTATCCTTTTTGAGGGAATTTCACAGTGGCGGTCCAGTGCTGCCAGGCCAAGCGATTTACGGCGGGTTCGAGCTCGGCATCTTGCCACGTGGCACCGAAGTCGATGCTGAATTGCATCCGCTTTACTGCTCGCTCTCCGGCCCATGCATGACCCCGAATGTCGAGCGTCTTGCCCAATTCCATCATTCCCCCAGACTTTGGATAGGTGATCAGTGATTTTACCGGCATCGAGTGAATGATGCACATATCTTCAGGCTTTACTTCCTCTCCGGGGGCAACCGGCTCGCAAGGCACTCGATAGCTGGGCGCTTCCATCTTGGCGCCATCGTGCACGCGATCACGTACCAAGATTTTGGTCAGCCATTTTCCCGAGACACTTGCCGGCCAACCACCCAATACCAAGCGCAGAGGATATCCATTGTGCTTAGGAATGTCCTGACCATTCATCTGGAAGGCTATCAAACTTTCTTCCTGAAGGGCTTTTTCGATGGGTACACCTCGGGAGATGACCACTTTATCAGGGTCTCCGCTAAGGTGAATATCTGCACCTTCATAGCCGATGTAGACCGCTTTGTCGGTGATTCCTACATCTTCTAATAAGTCTTTTAACCGAATTCCAGTCCAAGACGGACAGCCTACGCCACCCGTAGTCCATTGATTTCCTTTGGCGGGAGGATTGAATTCTGCACGGCCATTTCCCCCGCACTCTAGGGTCAGCTGGTAGGTATACTGCTTGAAATTCTCTTTGAGCTCACGTAGTGTGTAGGTCTTGGTTCCATTAACCGCTTCTCCTTCAATAGTGAGCGTCCAGGATTGGAGGTCAAAGGAAGCGGGTAGTAAACCGTTGTTTCGCACAAACATTTTATCTGCCGGGGTCACACGATCATCAAGGAGGTGAGCGGGCGTCTCAATGTTCCAGGGCTTATCGTTCAGTACTTTCAGTTCCCTTGATTTCCCGTCCAGTTCAAATGGGTCATCGCTGTCCGCGAGCAAGGCTGGAATCAATTTGGCCGGAAAGTTTGCACCAAAGACCATGTTCGCACCCAAAACGGCGCCTAAGGTCCCTAGTGCACTCTTAGTCAAGAACCCTCTTCGCGTAACGGCAGGTGCATCCTTTCCCCAAAGGATCTCGGCCGCGCGTTCAGGATCTTCGGCATAAAGCTCGTGTATTCCCTTTGGACTGTGCGATTCGTTCATAGCGGATAACTGTAGGTTACTTCCAAGGTACGGCGAATTTAGAGGAAGAACCGGACCTGGTCAGTGATTCCCGTCACTAAGCACTAAAGCAAAGCCGACTTCGTTTGTGAACTATAACTATCTTGCGCCCATGAAGCGATCGCTCCTTTGGATCCTCTTGTTTACGGCCTTTATAAGTTCGGCCCAGCCTGGCGGACGACACAGCTATGAGTTCTTGACTTTGGTGATGTCACCGCGTGTTGCGGCTATGGGAGGAGAGCTTTTGGCGATTCCCGACGGCGATATCAATGTTGGTTTGTGGAACCCCAGCGTACTGAACGACGAATCTACGGGGCAGCTCTCCATGAACTACGTCAATTACTTCGACGACATCAACTATGGTCAGGCAGCCTACGGCCGTAAGATTGAGCACGGATACCTGAGCTTTGGGGCGCGCTACGTCAACTACGGCACATTCGTTGAAACTGACGAATTCGGGAACATCATTGGGGAGTTTACCGGGTCCGATGTGGCCCTGACAGGAGGATACGGTCGTTGGTTAGATTCGTCTTGGTCGGTCGGCGCCAACTTTAAGCTCATTGGTTCTGCCTTGGCCAACTACGGCAGCATTGGATTTGCAACGGACTATGCCATTACATGGCACGCCAAAGAATCCAACTTAAACGCCAGCCTTGTTGTTGCCAACGTAGGTACACAAATTGCCACCTATACCCGTTCTCCCCGCGAGCCGCTGCCTTTCGAGATCAAAATGGCCCTAAGTGGTAAGCCCGAACATGCACCGATTCGTTGGCACATTACAGCCGAACATCTGGAACAGCTCGATTTGACCTTCGAGGACCCGAATGCCCCGAACACAGACCCATTAACGGGTGAGCCTATTGATAATTCGAATTCTCTGGGCAAAAAAATCATCAGCCATTTTGTCCTTGGAGCGGAGCTGTTCCCGGGAAACAGCTTCAATCTGAGAGCGGGGTACAATTTTAGACGTTCACAGGAAATGTCCTTAGCCACGCGCCGTTCCGGTGCGGGTTTCTCCTGGGGTTTTGGGCTTCGGCTGCGAAGCTTTCGAATCGACTATGCCATGGCCACCTATCACGTCAGCGGCGCCTCGCACCATTTTGGCATCAGCACAGACCTGAATAAACTATTCTAATCCATGAAGGAGTTGACCATCGCAATTGACGGTTATTCCAGCACGGGAAAGAGCACCCTTGCCAAAGAATTAGCGAAGGCCCTGGGGTATATTTATATCGATACGGGGGCCATGTATAGGGCTGTGACTCTAAGTGCCTTACGGCACGATGCATTTGCAACAGGGTCATTGGATCAAAACTGGTTGGATGACCATCTTCCCCAACTTGAAATAAGCTTTGATCGCGGCCCTGAGGGTCAAGTTTCCACCCTTTTAAACGGAGAAAATGTGGAGCAAGAGATTCGACAAATGGAAGTCAGCTCACGCGTTTCTGAAGTAGCGGCGGTCTCTGAGGTCCGGCGGTTCCTGGTAGCTCAGCAACAGGCTATGGGCGCTCGTGGAGGCACTGTCCTTGATGGTCGAGACATCGGAACCGTGGTGTTTCCGAACGCAGAACTGAAAATATTCATGACGGCTTCTGCCGAGGTCCGGACTGAAAGAAGGTATCAGGAGCTCCTTGAAAAAGGAGAGCAGGTGACGCGAGATGAGGTTCAATCCAATTTATTAGAGCGGGACCGCATAGACAGCTCAAGATCGGATAGCCCTTTGCGCCAAGCTGAAGATGCGCTGCTCTTGGACAATTCTACCTTGACGCGCGAGCAGCAATTTGATCAAGTGCTACGTTGGGCTCGGGAACGAATGAGCTAATCGCCTATCTTTAGCGCATGATACACA from Cryomorphaceae bacterium carries:
- the lon gene encoding endopeptidase La; protein product: MDLSDYDFQRVSSGGFADEDSEFIPLMTSEDEEQMNAEEVPQDLPILPLRNTVLFPGVVIPITVGRDKSIKLIKDAYKGDKTIGVVAQIDKTVEEPGAEDLYRVGTMARIIRMFRMPDGNTTVIIQGKKRFHLEELTETDPYFRAMIKSMEEAKPAAGDEEFEALVGTIKDLALQIIKDSPNIPTEATFAINNIESPSFLVNFISSNMNLEVEEKQKMLEMADLKVRASQTLKHLTAELQLLEMKNEIQSKVKTDIDKQQREYFLHQQMKTIQEELGDKTFEAEFQEMEEKAAKKKWPEKVGETFTKELNKLRRMNAQAPDFTVQRNYLELLLDLPWNEYTQDNFDLKHAEKVLDSDHYGLEKVKERIIEHLAVLKLKGDMKAPILCLYGPPGVGKTSLGKSIARALGRKYVRMSLGGLRDEAEVRGHRKTYIGAMPGRIVQSLKKAETSNPVFVLDEIDKLSRDLHGDPSSAMLEVLDPEQNSEFYDNYLEMGYDLSKVLFIATANSLASIQPALRDRMEIIEITGYTVEEKVEIAKRHLLPKQIEMHGLQKGQVRVAKKAMEYMVEHYTRESGVRGLEKTIAKVVRHAAKSIAMEQSFSEKVEVAQVQEILGPERINLSKYQDNNVAGVVTGLAWTPSGGDILFIESSLSRGKGMMKLTGNLGDVMKESATIAFEYLKSNAERLGIDYKVFDHWNLHIHVPAGATPKDGPSAGITMLTSLASLYTQRKVKARLAMTGEITLRGRVLPVGGIKEKILAAKRANIKEIILCEDNRKDIEEIPEQYITGLTFHYVQYMEEVLDLALTNQKVKEPKELKIWK
- a CDS encoding sterol desaturase family protein translates to MERYLEAFWQATTNFAGYTWREITFQVDPWYVNYFWWLVVLSLAVWGLEIAFPWRKGQARVRKDFWLDAFYMFFNFYIFKIVIFMAFSEWTYMLVNDVFGSGWENKLIIVDMQKYPAWIQLLVFFVATDFIQWFTHVLLHRIPFLWRFHKVHHSVEEMGFAAHLRYHWMENVFYTPMKYIMVMLIGNFYPEQAFIVFYIAIAIGHLNHANIHLTYGPLKYLINNPVMHLWHHVYNMPNGRKYGLNYGISLSVWDYIFGTADIPKDDAHIKIGFPGVEKFPKGFWGQIAYGWNLTRWEGKKEEDA
- a CDS encoding sulfurtransferase; translated protein: MVHARIISIVLLGATLSMSMACNRPTGEQQEVVVVNEKVSSPSLLSLEEVENALSDSSWAVIDLRRPHEFAEGHLPGALQVWRDDIQRHDLPYSGMCATREQIEQLFSELGISTGQKILIYDAKGLVDAARLWWILKYYGYDDAYMFDGGLAAWQRSNRPLSTEPIHKAPSEFVLEGPSRADWHAQRSDVEAALADSAIVILDTRSQDEFEGRNQKLGAFRAGHIPGALWVDYCLTFDYRVTQEFYTLEAIEELYQSRGLHADTPIIVYCHSGVRSAHTTFVLRELLGYRNVRNYDGSWTEWSFFEELPIEAVADEETS
- a CDS encoding monoheme cytochrome C, which translates into the protein MRILQNLTRLVLLVGVLGVITAIQLTRPQSFSLDQYFPAQAEVATFEESTDAVEKIEEGIHVATGLVYDERFEIVRASCTACHSAKLITQNRMSRENWKKTIVWMQETQKLWDLGPNEDKILDYLAEYYAPKDFGRRKNLDIEEWYMLEL
- a CDS encoding molybdopterin-dependent oxidoreductase; translation: MNESHSPKGIHELYAEDPERAAEILWGKDAPAVTRRGFLTKSALGTLGAVLGANMVFGANFPAKLIPALLADSDDPFELDGKSRELKVLNDKPWNIETPAHLLDDRVTPADKMFVRNNGLLPASFDLQSWTLTIEGEAVNGTKTYTLRELKENFKQYTYQLTLECGGNGRAEFNPPAKGNQWTTGGVGCPSWTGIRLKDLLEDVGITDKAVYIGYEGADIHLSGDPDKVVISRGVPIEKALQEESLIAFQMNGQDIPKHNGYPLRLVLGGWPASVSGKWLTKILVRDRVHDGAKMEAPSYRVPCEPVAPGEEVKPEDMCIIHSMPVKSLITYPKSGGMMELGKTLDIRGHAWAGERAVKRMQFSIDFGATWQDAELEPAVNRLAWQHWTATVKFPQKGYYEVWAKATDDAGESQPMITPGWNPKGYLNNATHRIAIKVI
- the porQ gene encoding type IX secretion system protein PorQ, which gives rise to MKRSLLWILLFTAFISSAQPGGRHSYEFLTLVMSPRVAAMGGELLAIPDGDINVGLWNPSVLNDESTGQLSMNYVNYFDDINYGQAAYGRKIEHGYLSFGARYVNYGTFVETDEFGNIIGEFTGSDVALTGGYGRWLDSSWSVGANFKLIGSALANYGSIGFATDYAITWHAKESNLNASLVVANVGTQIATYTRSPREPLPFEIKMALSGKPEHAPIRWHITAEHLEQLDLTFEDPNAPNTDPLTGEPIDNSNSLGKKIISHFVLGAELFPGNSFNLRAGYNFRRSQEMSLATRRSGAGFSWGFGLRLRSFRIDYAMATYHVSGASHHFGISTDLNKLF
- a CDS encoding (d)CMP kinase, encoding MKELTIAIDGYSSTGKSTLAKELAKALGYIYIDTGAMYRAVTLSALRHDAFATGSLDQNWLDDHLPQLEISFDRGPEGQVSTLLNGENVEQEIRQMEVSSRVSEVAAVSEVRRFLVAQQQAMGARGGTVLDGRDIGTVVFPNAELKIFMTASAEVRTERRYQELLEKGEQVTRDEVQSNLLERDRIDSSRSDSPLRQAEDALLLDNSTLTREQQFDQVLRWARERMS